Proteins from one Lonchura striata isolate bLonStr1 chromosome 6, bLonStr1.mat, whole genome shotgun sequence genomic window:
- the LOC144246436 gene encoding olfactory receptor 14J1-like, translating into MSNSSSISHFLLLALADTRQLQLLHFCLFLGISLAALLGNGLIISAVACGHHLHTPMFFFLLNLALSDLGSILTTVPKAMHNSLWDTRDISYTGCAAQLFFFMLFISAEYFLLTIMCYDRYVSICKPLHYGTLLGSRACAHMAAAAWASAFLTALLLTANTFSLPLCHGNALGQFFCEIPQILKLSCSNSHLRELGLLAVSACLVFGCFVLIVFSYVQIFRAVLRIPSEQGRHKAFSTCLPHLAVVSLFISTGSVSHMKPPSTSSPSLDLTLSVLYSVVPPGLNPLIYSLRNQELKAAVRRLMNGCFQEH; encoded by the coding sequence atgtccaacagcagctccatcagccacttcctcctgctggcactggcagacacgcggcagctgcagctcctgcacttctgcctcttcctgggcatctccctggctgccctcctgggcaacggcctcatcatcagcgccgtagcctgcggccaccacctgcacacgcccatgttcttcttcctgctcaacctggcactcagcgacctgggctccatcttaaccactgtccccaaagccatgcacaattccctctgggacaccagggacatctcctacacaggatgtgctgctcagctctttttcttcatgctcttcatctcagcagagtatttcctcctgaccatcatgtgctacgaccgctacgtgtccatctgtaaacccctgcactacgggaccctcctgggcagcagagcttgtgcccacatggcagcagctgcctgggccagtgccttcctcactgctctgctgctcactgccaatacattttccctgcccctgtgccatggcaatgccctgggccagttcttctgcgaaatcccacagatcctcaagctctcctgctccaattcccacctcagggaacttgggcttcttgctgTTAGTGCCTGTTTGgtatttggttgttttgtgttgattgttttctcctatgtgcagatcttcagggctgtgctgaggatcccttctgagcagggacggcacaaagccttttccacctgcctccctcacctggctgtggtctccctGTTTATTAGCACTGGCTCAGTTTCCCACATGAAGCCTccctccacctcctccccatCTCTGGATCTgaccctgtcagttctgtactcggtggtgcctccaggcCTGAACCctctcatctacagcctgaggaaccaggagcttaaggctgcagtgaggagactgatgaatggatgctttcaggaacattaa